One Helicoverpa zea isolate HzStark_Cry1AcR chromosome 11, ilHelZeax1.1, whole genome shotgun sequence genomic window carries:
- the LOC124634518 gene encoding 4-coumarate--CoA ligase 1-like, with protein MFNDDNYVFGDQNVQVPAHLNFGKFLLDRLRLHKDEIALELGDTREKLTYKEFTQYAVNMSVALTKLGVGRGDIVAVGSEKRNEFVPTVLAIVFTGATYTPYDLKSGRAALKHKISLTRPKYFVCSNHFWNTYSDILKSFDCIEKFVTLDDGTESVISIRTLVTDDADVNKFEPVQVQGQSDIAFILYSSGTTGMPKGVQLTHLNCILNSLPDDFSDESLKTAFLFGEWYHNYDTFMTYKFLLLGRKIVYINEAEPVTFLKTVQDCDVNIAFIVPSFVCYLSKAKEAEKCNLDSLKIIYSRSSPLHNKTIQEVKSRFPKLKNILQGYGMTEAGELTSESWGTKGPKSGSVGMASPGITLKVVDPETRKTVGPKQRGEICLRGPVFMKGYIGVPPSEYLDEDGFFKTGDLGYYDEDKYFYIVERIKEIIVYDGYKIAPLELETILQLHPAVKEAGVVGKPVPVYGEEPSAFIVKQNGVDVTEQELIDYVSTEVPPFMQLRGGVRFIEEMPRNPRGKIIRQRLREMLK; from the exons ATGTTCAACGACGATAATTACGTGTTTGGTGACCAAAATGTGCAAGTGCCAGCACATTTGAATTTTGGCAAGTTTCTTTTGGATCGACTTCGTCTTCATAAAGATGAAATAGCGTTG GAGCTAGGCGATACACGTGAGAAACTAACATACAAGGAATTCACACAATATGCCGTCAATATGTCCGTGGCTTTGACAAAGCTGGGTGTGGGGCGGGGCGACATTGTTGCAGTGGGATCCGAAAAACGCAATGAATTCGTCCCGACGGTTCTTGCAATCGTGTTCACCGGGGCCACGTACACCCCCTATGATTTAAAGAGCGGGAGAG CGGCTTTAAAACACAAGATAAGCTTAACGCGGCCCAAATATTTCGTTTGCTCAAATCACTTTTGGAACACCTACAGTGACATACTAAAGAGCTTTGATTGCATTGAGAAGTTCGTAACACTGGACGATGGCACGGAATCAGTAATTTCCATCAGAACTTTGGTCACGGATGATGCTGACGTAAATAAGTTTGAGCCGGTGCAAGTTCAGGGACAGTCTGACATCGCCTTCATTTTGTATTCCTCCGGCACCACGGGCATGCCAAAAGGCGTACAACTGACACATTTAAATTGCATCCTCAATAGTCTGCCTGATGA TTTCAGCGACGAGTCTCTAAAAACAGCGTTTCTCTTCGGAGAATGGTATCATAATTACGACACTTTTATGACTTACAAATTTTTACTTCTTGGAAGAAAAATTGTGTACATTAATGAAGCAGAACCTGTTACTTTCCTGAAAACTGTGCAAGACTGTGAC GTTAACATAGCCTTTATAGTACCATCTTTTGTTTGCTACCTATCAAAGGCGAAGGAAGCAGAAAAATGTAATCTCGATtcactcaaaattatatactCTCGTTCATCGCCTCTTCATAACAAGACGATACAAGAGGTCAAATCAAG ATTTCCCAAGctaaaaaatattctacaaggTTATGGAATGACCGAGGCTGGGGAGTTGACCTCAGAGAGCTGGGGTACAAAAGGTCCTAAGTCTGGAAGCGTCGGAATGGCTTCCCCTGGCATTACTTTAAAG GTCGTGGACCCAGAAACCCGTAAAACTGTGGGTCCCAAACAACGCGGCGAAATATGTTTGAGGGGCCCAGTCTTCATGAAGGGTTACATTGGGGTCCCACCTTCAGAATACTTGGATGAAGATGGCTTCTTCAAAACCGGAGACTTGGGTTACTATGATGAAGACAAGTACTTTTATATCGTCGAGAGAATCAAGGAGATTATTGTGTATGACGGTTATAAG ATAGCACCATTGGAACTGGAAACTATTCTCCAATTGCACCCAGCAGTGAAAGAAGCCGGCGTGGTGGGCAAACCGGTGCCTGTCTATGGAGAAGAACCATCAGCCTTCATAGTTAAACAAAATGGCGTCGATGTTACTGAACAGGAGTTGATAGATTATGTGTCCACAGAG GTGCCACCATTTATGCAATTAAGGGGCGGCGTAAGGTTCATTGAAGAAATGCCGAGGAATCCCAGGGGGAAGATTATACGCCAACGGTTGAGGGAAATGCTCAAATAA